In Deinococcus cellulosilyticus NBRC 106333 = KACC 11606, a genomic segment contains:
- the brxC gene encoding BREX system P-loop protein BrxC, giving the protein MTLLIEELFTRNINRNINGVIKVGQKDQENVHQELDEYVITSELSGYFHKFFDFYAGSFSQPTDKIGIWISGFFGSGKSHFLKILSYLLENKEVDGKKAADFFDLDKVKDPILKANIDKVAGASGHTDVLLFNIDSKSSASSKTDKEAIVKVLQKVLDDHLGYFGANPGLAQFERQLDLDGKYGAFKAHYQQVASKSWEDDRHAFKLRPAQFRKALSLTLQISEEEARQAIDSISPTYFISIDTFARELKAYLDRKGKNSRIIFMIDEVGQYIGDNTDLMLNLQTVAEDLGIHCPGRAWVMVTSQEAIDSITKQSAMAGRDFSKIQGRFRHRVNLSSSNSDEVIKLRLLGKTPEAEAALKALYADKSAILKNQIWFSEGTADMPTYTGETAFVSAYPFVPYQFKLLQHSFTQIRTMGSSGKHLASGERSMLDAFQAAAQQVGNQPLGVLAPFHTFYAAVEGFLDHNIKQVIEGAKQNSKLKSLDVDLLKTLFLIKYVKEIKGTVENLTTLSLSHIDQVRLDLKKQVEAALLRLEKETLISRNGEEYSFLTNEEQDVGREIKQVDVTSGEITQELQSILWDSIFTQKQIKVDNRPGYPFTRKVDGLNHGQVAGDFSLHVITPEYLQTHLQTDAAAMLHTGNGSEVLVRLPEQAEYIEEIREWLKTNKYIKQKNTSALSPSMQTIINQRAEANNRRKARIETQFKNALQEAAVFASGNKVAVGSSDPREILMAGLRSLIENTYTKYGYVQSHYQNDSQLQGALNPQTQQDLQGEVANEQARKDLLNFLNQEHNKGVKTTVKTVLERFKVRPYGWSELDVLGVMLELWCDNKIEMLHQMQPMQMLPAQNKQLITNLQLSKKQDEYVVRPSEVTNPSHIKVARELAKEISDFPNPSIDASILRTQFLTVLGNLQKSLETFKTTATAGNYPFQEDIVRLLERVHELLSTPNQAQFYATIAGMEEALLDDLDVLHKIQTFFKPAQQGLFDATRKHLSEIGTDEQYIQDEALKNRVQTAKKVLSLKDPTGEIPKLSGLLSPVLSHLKEVLEEERKAALTACDNESRGAINLMDELASHRVDPSPYTRPMLDLRDRIEKAQSITALRAQLSEIKPISYKVTDALTEQINLAMSKGPDGGGDTVVVAAKPIKTLKANTYIKKAIIETPEDVEDYLEGLRKAMLKELAALNRVRIE; this is encoded by the coding sequence ATGACCCTTTTGATAGAAGAGCTGTTCACCCGCAACATCAACCGCAACATCAATGGCGTGATCAAGGTCGGTCAAAAAGACCAGGAGAACGTCCATCAGGAACTCGATGAGTACGTGATCACCAGTGAACTCAGTGGTTACTTTCACAAGTTCTTTGACTTCTATGCTGGTTCTTTTTCCCAGCCCACCGACAAGATCGGGATCTGGATCAGTGGTTTCTTTGGGAGCGGCAAATCCCACTTTCTGAAGATTCTGTCCTACCTGCTGGAAAACAAAGAGGTGGATGGCAAAAAAGCAGCAGACTTCTTTGATCTGGACAAGGTCAAAGACCCCATTTTAAAAGCCAACATTGACAAAGTGGCAGGTGCTTCTGGTCATACGGATGTGCTGCTCTTCAACATTGATTCCAAATCGAGTGCCAGCAGCAAAACCGACAAGGAAGCCATCGTGAAGGTGCTGCAAAAAGTCCTGGACGACCACCTGGGTTACTTTGGCGCGAATCCCGGACTGGCACAATTTGAAAGGCAACTGGATCTGGATGGCAAGTATGGGGCTTTCAAGGCCCACTACCAGCAGGTGGCCTCAAAAAGCTGGGAAGACGACCGTCACGCCTTCAAACTGCGTCCTGCCCAGTTCAGAAAAGCCCTCTCCCTGACGTTGCAGATCAGTGAAGAGGAAGCCAGACAGGCCATTGACAGCATCAGCCCCACCTATTTCATCAGCATTGACACCTTTGCCAGGGAACTGAAAGCCTATCTGGACCGCAAAGGCAAGAACAGCCGCATCATCTTCATGATCGACGAGGTGGGCCAGTACATCGGGGACAACACCGATTTGATGCTGAACCTGCAAACCGTTGCCGAGGACCTGGGCATCCACTGTCCTGGCCGGGCGTGGGTGATGGTGACCAGCCAGGAGGCCATTGACTCCATCACCAAACAGAGTGCCATGGCCGGACGGGATTTCAGCAAAATCCAGGGCCGCTTCCGGCACCGGGTGAACCTCAGTTCCAGCAACTCTGACGAGGTGATCAAACTGCGTCTGCTGGGCAAAACCCCGGAGGCAGAGGCTGCATTAAAAGCCCTTTACGCCGACAAATCCGCCATTTTGAAGAACCAGATCTGGTTCAGTGAGGGCACCGCAGACATGCCCACCTACACAGGTGAAACGGCATTTGTGAGTGCCTACCCTTTTGTGCCGTACCAGTTCAAGCTGCTGCAGCACTCCTTCACCCAGATCCGCACGATGGGTTCCAGCGGAAAACACCTGGCCAGTGGTGAACGCAGCATGCTGGACGCCTTCCAGGCCGCAGCGCAGCAGGTGGGCAACCAGCCTCTGGGTGTGCTGGCTCCCTTCCACACCTTCTATGCTGCCGTGGAAGGCTTTCTGGACCACAACATCAAACAGGTCATCGAAGGGGCCAAACAGAACAGCAAACTGAAAAGCCTCGATGTGGACCTCTTAAAGACCCTCTTCCTGATCAAGTACGTCAAGGAGATCAAAGGAACGGTCGAGAACCTGACCACCCTGAGCCTGTCCCACATCGATCAGGTGAGACTCGACCTGAAAAAACAGGTGGAAGCAGCCCTCCTGAGGCTGGAAAAAGAAACCCTGATTTCCCGCAACGGCGAGGAGTACAGCTTCCTCACCAACGAAGAGCAGGATGTCGGGCGTGAGATCAAGCAGGTGGATGTGACCAGCGGGGAAATCACCCAGGAACTGCAAAGCATCCTCTGGGATTCCATCTTCACCCAGAAACAGATTAAGGTGGACAACCGTCCGGGGTATCCCTTCACCCGCAAAGTGGATGGACTGAACCATGGTCAGGTGGCAGGAGACTTCAGCCTGCATGTGATCACCCCGGAATACCTCCAGACCCACCTGCAGACGGATGCCGCAGCCATGCTGCACACCGGAAATGGCAGTGAAGTGCTGGTGCGTCTGCCAGAACAGGCCGAGTACATTGAAGAAATCCGGGAGTGGTTGAAGACCAACAAGTACATCAAGCAGAAAAACACCTCTGCACTCAGCCCTTCCATGCAAACCATCATCAACCAGCGGGCCGAGGCCAACAACCGCCGCAAGGCCCGCATTGAAACCCAATTCAAAAACGCGCTGCAAGAAGCGGCTGTGTTCGCCTCTGGAAACAAAGTGGCCGTGGGCTCCAGCGACCCCAGAGAAATCCTGATGGCGGGCCTCAGAAGCCTGATCGAGAACACCTACACCAAGTACGGTTACGTGCAGAGCCACTACCAGAATGACAGCCAGTTGCAGGGTGCCCTGAATCCACAGACCCAGCAGGATTTGCAGGGTGAGGTGGCGAACGAACAGGCCCGCAAGGATCTGCTCAATTTCCTCAATCAGGAACACAACAAAGGGGTCAAAACCACCGTCAAAACCGTGCTGGAGCGCTTCAAGGTGCGTCCTTACGGCTGGAGCGAACTGGACGTGCTCGGGGTGATGCTGGAACTGTGGTGCGACAACAAGATTGAGATGCTGCACCAGATGCAGCCTATGCAGATGCTGCCCGCCCAGAACAAGCAGCTGATCACCAACCTTCAACTGAGCAAAAAACAGGACGAATACGTGGTGCGGCCCTCTGAAGTCACCAACCCCTCCCACATCAAGGTGGCCCGTGAACTGGCCAAAGAAATCTCTGATTTCCCCAACCCCTCCATTGATGCTTCGATCCTCAGAACCCAGTTCCTGACGGTGCTGGGCAACCTGCAAAAATCGCTGGAGACCTTCAAAACCACGGCAACCGCTGGCAACTATCCCTTTCAGGAAGACATTGTTCGCCTTCTTGAGCGGGTGCATGAGCTGCTCAGCACCCCCAACCAGGCCCAATTCTACGCCACCATCGCAGGCATGGAAGAAGCCCTTCTGGATGATCTGGACGTGCTGCACAAGATCCAGACCTTCTTCAAACCTGCCCAGCAGGGTCTCTTTGATGCCACACGCAAGCACCTGTCCGAAATTGGCACCGACGAGCAGTACATTCAGGACGAAGCACTGAAAAATCGGGTGCAAACCGCGAAAAAAGTCCTCTCTCTGAAAGACCCCACAGGAGAAATTCCCAAACTCTCTGGCCTGCTGAGCCCGGTGCTCAGCCACCTGAAAGAAGTGCTGGAAGAGGAACGCAAAGCCGCCCTGACCGCCTGCGACAACGAATCCAGAGGGGCCATCAACCTGATGGATGAACTCGCCAGTCACCGGGTGGATCCCTCCCCGTACACCCGACCCATGCTGGATTTGCGGGACCGCATCGAGAAAGCCCAGAGCATCACCGCACTCAGGGCACAGCTCAGTGAAATCAAACCCATCAGTTACAAGGTCACCGATGCCCTGACCGAGCAGATCAACCTTGCCATGAGCAAAGGCCCAGATGGGGGCGGAGACACTGTGGTGGTCGCAGCGAAACCCATCAAGACCCTCAAGGCCAACACCTACATCAAGAAGGCCATCATCGAAACCCCTGAAGATGTGGAGGATTACCTGGAAGGTCTGAGGAAAGCCATGCTGAAGGAGCTGGCGGCTCTGAATCGGGTGCGGATTGAGTGA
- the pglX gene encoding BREX-1 system adenine-specific DNA-methyltransferase PglX: MNRTKIKNFATLARKELHEQTEARLQGFGITRKGIETAKDITGGLVIGGKTVNLSSQEKAQYQDLIKHVAQHGFEATVTEIAYTWFNRLSALRYMEVNGLMDHVLSSSTSGAYPDLLEHADTLIAGGEFDGISVQDLEEWRGLNLPNTEEFIYRRLLGARIRQLAKGLPSIFDSGEKPHLELFMPPNLLHTDSLLRKLVSDIPEEDWRDIEVIGWLYQFYISDKKDQVIGAKSKVKAEDIPAATQLFTPHWIVRYMVENSLGRLWLEHHPESQLRTVMPYFLENPEQPLDVRNEVLTPQELKVLDPACGSGHILVYAFDLLFEIYREQGYPERDIPKMILEHNLYGLDIDERAAQLASFALVMKAAQKNRRILRNPPEVNVLQVKPTRFSPLFGAQAPARPAVQGALGFGSAPEKDQSLFSGAINPVNWQPLLYAFKDADNLGSLITPPEDVNYPLLHEQVQRLEQERGLGSDLLPELKHYLKQADILRFKYHAVVANPPYMGNRNLNDTVKSYLESNFKEAKADLFSSFILKCCSLTSIKGHLGFTTPYVWMFISSYENLRNVLLTTKTITTLVQLEYNSSFENARVPVCVFTIKNMKTPNYKGSYIKLSDFYGFDIQGLKTLEAVKDESCSYRYKITAEELLSIPGSPIAYWLSKKMIDVFSSSERISNLSETKKGMGIGNNDRFVREWFEISEHTMFINCQTRIENIESKKKWFPYNNGGDFRKWYGNNETLVNWYNDGEEAKENATRKNNGGHWSRYLVSLNFFFLPSVTWSAITSGKFSSRASRGGALFSSAGMCLFGDRRHEVMALLNSNVGQAFLNALSPTLNFGAGEIGRVPFVYHQSFNLSNLIDSAIHISKTDWDNFETSWDFQTHPLLRSSHPRIKDAFSEWEKLSSDAFYELKRLEEENNRYWIDAYGLQDELTPEVPEEQITIRKADLGRDVKSLLSYAVGCMMGRYSLDTPGLVHAGQPFDPGKHQKFPADADAILPVTTEAYFQDDLVTRFQEFLKVAYGPDRLSENLEFVADALGRKGNESALQTIRRYFVTEFASDHIQTYKKRPIYWLFTSGKRRAFNAFVYLHRYTPDTLARLRTDYVLELQTRLDAQLSLAEAEAASSSGAQKRNAETRIKNLKLDIEEVRAYQLKVQQYADQRIALDLDDGVAYNYTRFKGIVYEGTDLKMADLEKKAQWKMDLLKEQGLG, translated from the coding sequence ATGAACAGAACAAAAATCAAAAATTTCGCGACCCTGGCCCGCAAGGAACTTCACGAGCAGACCGAGGCAAGGCTGCAAGGTTTTGGCATCACCCGCAAAGGGATTGAGACGGCAAAAGACATCACCGGGGGTCTGGTGATTGGTGGGAAGACCGTCAACCTGAGTTCGCAGGAGAAAGCCCAGTATCAGGACCTGATCAAGCATGTGGCCCAGCATGGGTTTGAGGCCACCGTGACCGAGATTGCCTACACGTGGTTCAACCGGCTGTCTGCCCTGAGGTACATGGAAGTGAACGGCCTGATGGACCATGTGCTGTCCAGCAGCACCTCAGGGGCATACCCGGACCTGCTGGAACATGCAGACACCCTGATTGCAGGGGGAGAATTTGACGGCATCTCCGTGCAGGATCTGGAGGAGTGGCGCGGTCTGAATTTGCCCAACACCGAGGAGTTCATTTACCGGAGGCTGCTGGGGGCCAGAATCAGGCAACTGGCAAAAGGCCTCCCGAGCATTTTTGATTCTGGGGAGAAACCGCACCTTGAGCTGTTCATGCCGCCGAACCTGCTGCACACGGACAGTCTGCTGCGCAAACTGGTGTCTGACATTCCAGAGGAAGACTGGCGGGACATCGAGGTCATCGGGTGGCTGTACCAGTTCTACATTTCCGACAAGAAGGATCAGGTGATCGGGGCGAAAAGCAAGGTCAAGGCAGAGGACATCCCTGCGGCCACCCAGCTGTTCACCCCCCACTGGATTGTGCGTTACATGGTGGAAAACAGCCTGGGAAGGCTCTGGCTGGAGCACCACCCCGAAAGCCAGCTCAGGACCGTGATGCCTTACTTTCTGGAAAATCCAGAGCAGCCGCTGGATGTGCGAAATGAAGTGCTGACCCCGCAAGAACTGAAGGTGCTGGACCCGGCCTGCGGAAGTGGGCACATTCTGGTGTACGCCTTTGACCTGCTGTTCGAGATCTACCGGGAGCAGGGCTACCCCGAGCGGGACATCCCGAAAATGATTCTGGAGCACAACCTGTACGGGCTGGACATTGATGAGCGGGCCGCGCAGCTTGCCAGTTTTGCCCTGGTGATGAAAGCCGCCCAGAAGAACCGCCGGATCTTGCGGAACCCCCCGGAGGTAAACGTCCTGCAGGTGAAACCCACCCGCTTCTCTCCCCTGTTTGGTGCCCAGGCCCCTGCCCGTCCCGCTGTGCAGGGGGCACTGGGATTTGGGAGTGCACCGGAGAAAGACCAGAGCCTGTTCAGTGGGGCGATCAACCCGGTAAACTGGCAACCCCTGCTGTACGCCTTCAAGGATGCCGACAACCTCGGGAGCCTGATCACCCCTCCAGAAGACGTGAATTACCCTCTGCTGCATGAGCAGGTGCAGCGTCTGGAGCAGGAAAGAGGGCTGGGGTCTGATTTGCTCCCGGAACTCAAACACTACCTCAAACAGGCTGATATTCTGAGGTTTAAGTATCATGCTGTGGTGGCAAATCCTCCGTATATGGGCAATCGAAACCTTAATGATACAGTCAAATCATATCTCGAATCAAATTTTAAAGAAGCAAAAGCCGATTTATTTTCATCATTTATACTAAAATGCTGTTCTTTAACTTCGATTAAAGGACACCTAGGCTTCACAACGCCCTATGTATGGATGTTCATATCTTCTTACGAAAATTTAAGGAATGTTTTATTAACGACTAAAACCATCACTACCCTTGTGCAACTTGAATACAACTCGAGCTTTGAAAATGCCCGAGTTCCAGTCTGCGTATTCACAATTAAAAATATGAAAACTCCAAATTATAAAGGTAGTTACATAAAACTTTCTGATTTCTATGGATTTGATATTCAAGGCTTAAAAACCTTAGAAGCAGTAAAAGATGAATCGTGTAGTTATAGATATAAAATCACTGCAGAAGAATTGTTATCTATACCTGGGTCACCAATTGCCTATTGGCTCAGCAAAAAAATGATTGATGTTTTTAGTTCTTCGGAACGAATATCTAATCTATCAGAAACTAAAAAAGGAATGGGAATTGGCAATAATGATAGATTTGTTCGTGAGTGGTTTGAAATAAGTGAACATACAATGTTCATAAACTGTCAAACAAGGATAGAAAATATCGAATCTAAAAAGAAATGGTTTCCTTACAATAATGGTGGGGATTTTAGAAAATGGTATGGCAATAATGAAACGTTGGTCAACTGGTATAATGACGGAGAAGAAGCTAAAGAAAACGCCACGCGAAAGAACAATGGAGGACATTGGTCAAGATATCTAGTTAGTCTTAACTTTTTCTTTTTACCATCAGTTACATGGAGCGCAATTACTAGTGGAAAATTCTCATCTAGAGCATCGCGCGGTGGCGCATTATTCTCAAGCGCAGGCATGTGTCTATTTGGTGACAGGCGTCATGAAGTAATGGCTCTTTTAAACTCGAATGTGGGCCAAGCTTTCTTAAACGCGTTGAGTCCAACCCTTAATTTTGGTGCTGGAGAGATAGGTAGGGTTCCTTTTGTATATCACCAATCTTTCAACCTTTCTAACCTAATTGATAGTGCGATACATATCTCCAAAACCGATTGGGACAACTTTGAAACCTCCTGGGACTTCCAGACCCACCCCCTCCTGCGCTCCAGCCACCCCAGAATCAAAGACGCCTTTTCAGAGTGGGAAAAGCTGTCCAGCGATGCCTTCTATGAACTGAAGCGTCTGGAAGAGGAAAACAACCGGTACTGGATCGACGCTTACGGCCTGCAGGACGAACTCACGCCAGAGGTGCCAGAGGAGCAGATCACCATTCGCAAGGCAGATCTGGGGCGGGACGTGAAAAGCCTGCTGTCTTACGCGGTGGGCTGCATGATGGGCCGTTACAGCCTGGACACGCCCGGTCTGGTTCACGCAGGGCAGCCTTTTGACCCCGGCAAGCACCAGAAGTTCCCGGCAGATGCAGATGCCATTTTGCCCGTCACCACAGAAGCGTACTTTCAGGACGATCTGGTGACCCGCTTTCAGGAGTTCCTGAAGGTGGCTTATGGTCCTGACCGCCTCTCTGAGAACCTGGAATTTGTTGCAGACGCTCTGGGCCGCAAAGGGAACGAGAGCGCCCTGCAGACGATCCGGCGGTACTTCGTGACCGAGTTTGCCTCGGACCACATCCAGACCTACAAGAAACGCCCGATCTACTGGCTGTTCACCAGCGGGAAACGCCGGGCGTTCAATGCCTTCGTGTACCTGCACCGCTACACCCCGGACACCCTGGCAAGGCTCAGGACCGATTACGTGCTGGAACTGCAAACCCGCCTGGATGCCCAGCTGTCCCTGGCAGAAGCAGAAGCGGCCAGCAGCTCAGGTGCCCAGAAAAGGAACGCTGAAACCCGCATCAAGAATTTGAAGCTGGACATCGAAGAGGTGCGGGCGTACCAGCTCAAAGTCCAGCAGTACGCAGACCAGCGCATCGCTCTGGATTTAGACGATGGGGTGGCCTACAACTACACCCGCTTCAAGGGCATCGTGTACGAAGGAACCGACCTCAAGATGGCAGATCTGGAGAAAAAAGCCCAGTGGAAAATGGATCTGCTGAAGGAACAGGGGCTGGGGTAA
- a CDS encoding type II toxin-antitoxin system HicB family antitoxin yields MEKTTPQTIEHLLTLPYKIELYPEPEGGFTALHPELSGCMTQGETVEETLQMLQEAKEIWLETALEMGLQIPEPDSVKPKSRKQG; encoded by the coding sequence GTGGAAAAAACTACTCCTCAAACCATAGAACATTTGCTGACCTTGCCCTATAAAATTGAACTCTATCCAGAGCCCGAAGGAGGATTCACTGCTCTCCATCCTGAGCTTTCTGGCTGCATGACTCAAGGGGAAACCGTAGAAGAGACATTGCAAATGCTGCAAGAAGCCAAGGAAATCTGGTTGGAGACAGCACTGGAAATGGGGTTACAGATTCCAGAGCCTGATTCAGTGAAACCCAAGTCCAGAAAACAGGGATAA
- a CDS encoding AAA family ATPase, protein MIERLRLKNFTAFEDLELTFSPGVNVLIGGNGTGKTHVLKAIYGLIRGPSRSGWGADGIPDSFIKIFLPLDNDLSRLQRTQGNSTLVEATISGYGKLDFRLPLPDGSAKLRFPNAAQKITGKNVLFMPAKDLIGHAKGLRSILKLYQTAFDQTYTDILDIAFLPSLQAENQLFQPILEKLKQYMGGGIPKVEEDQYFLNHKGKEIEFNLVAEGWRKIAVFWYILRNYPHLRSGDVILWDEPEANLNPSTLKGLAECLSDLSKLGLQIIVATHSYVLLKELEIHEARDLKFISLYTTDQQGVKASVATSYEGIEHNLIEKEFERIYRLDLGSWLERDNDGHQGR, encoded by the coding sequence ATGATCGAACGCCTGCGCCTGAAAAATTTCACAGCCTTTGAAGACCTGGAGCTGACCTTCAGCCCTGGGGTCAATGTTTTGATCGGGGGGAATGGAACGGGGAAAACCCATGTTCTGAAGGCAATTTATGGTCTCATTCGAGGACCAAGCAGAAGTGGATGGGGTGCTGATGGGATTCCAGACTCATTCATAAAAATCTTTCTTCCACTCGACAACGACTTATCAAGACTTCAACGCACCCAGGGTAATTCCACGCTCGTAGAAGCCACAATCTCTGGGTATGGCAAGCTGGATTTCCGTTTACCCCTTCCAGATGGATCAGCAAAACTGCGCTTCCCAAATGCAGCCCAAAAAATCACAGGTAAAAATGTTCTTTTCATGCCTGCAAAAGACCTCATTGGTCACGCCAAGGGTCTACGTTCAATTTTGAAGCTTTATCAAACTGCATTTGACCAGACCTACACAGATATTTTAGACATCGCTTTTTTACCAAGTTTACAGGCAGAGAATCAGCTGTTTCAGCCCATTCTGGAAAAATTAAAGCAATATATGGGTGGCGGTATTCCCAAAGTAGAAGAAGATCAATATTTCTTGAATCACAAAGGCAAGGAAATAGAGTTCAATCTGGTCGCTGAAGGCTGGAGAAAAATCGCTGTATTTTGGTATATCCTGCGAAACTATCCGCATCTCAGATCTGGTGATGTCATCCTCTGGGACGAACCGGAGGCCAACCTGAACCCTTCCACCCTTAAAGGTCTCGCAGAGTGCCTGTCGGACCTCTCCAAACTTGGTCTTCAAATCATCGTTGCCACGCACAGCTATGTGCTTCTGAAGGAACTGGAAATTCACGAGGCCAGAGATTTGAAGTTCATTTCCCTGTACACAACGGACCAGCAGGGGGTCAAAGCTTCCGTCGCCACAAGCTATGAAGGCATTGAACACAACCTGATTGAGAAAGAGTTCGAACGCATTTACAGGCTTGACCTGGGTTCCTGGCTGGAGCGTGACAATGACGGTCATCAGGGAAGGTGA
- the pglZ gene encoding BREX-1 system phosphatase PglZ type A: MTIPSNLSTLFTDDRRWKHDGRRVIFWYDPSQEFQQEFDALELPKVRKWQVKDNFFTTKHELFAHAEDDFLLYLPFPEPAARENWLLDLQKSGLTFSADRAGLLFTELGLHDKNLQDVLRRHVRFFDSKTRKERLLALNIEPSISEQNLLLSMMCVLTDLKVRDEQLLIRKVLSAGLSEDSNELWSRLQKHGLEEAFWEQVKLTLGYQNKTVSLRRLMVSLLATHLQNGWSTAPAEITYFGIQPAHRAVVFMDQWKQHNQDSALWQTFSDQLAEDLDVQKYLKGIDPRNYQQADTFRALDLQILQEAALALTGTAPDFRKWSELLAGRASSIWFEDYQAAYLALQSAVDFFQALHGLPKTFPDQPEVLFQQYIDKYHRVDRAYRTFVEHFQQAELEELKPLSQAIENFYTNRFLAELGSRWSDVFGADVAKKLGFRAQQWSFFKSHVEPLLSDRVFVLISDALRYEIATELSEEISRELRGTVNLQAALSTLPSKTHWGMAALLPGNTLSVDDKGSVLRDGRSTEGLEARIKVLQQASGVEATAFKLPDLLSIPTEEMRNRIKPYRLIYVYHDVIDATGDHASSESGTFKAAREAMGDLLKAIKRLVNRLNAQKVLVTADHGFQYQRRPIEASDKLQLPKVPGVFETDRRYVLSSTPLQLESGNVQVDLSAYQKVENVQYYSPRGHLRYSISGSGVQYVHGGMSLQEMVIPILSYQHQRATKGDGGVSRKVKALITSTDRTVRNNTFTVMVVQEEPVTDKIRPRRVRIGLYEKEGRIAVTNEVLLDLASESSYATEREFPVKLIIGSRKTSSSTPYLLEVRDAEDDTVVTSEEWRVNILFSNDFDAF, from the coding sequence GTGACCATCCCATCCAACCTCTCCACCCTTTTCACCGATGACCGCCGCTGGAAGCACGATGGCCGCCGGGTGATCTTCTGGTACGACCCCTCTCAAGAGTTCCAGCAGGAGTTTGATGCTCTGGAATTGCCAAAAGTGCGCAAGTGGCAGGTGAAGGACAACTTCTTCACCACCAAGCATGAACTGTTTGCCCATGCAGAAGACGATTTCCTGCTGTACCTGCCTTTCCCTGAGCCTGCTGCCAGAGAGAACTGGCTGCTGGATTTGCAGAAGTCTGGCCTGACCTTCAGTGCAGACCGGGCAGGTTTGCTTTTCACAGAGTTGGGCCTGCACGACAAGAACTTGCAGGATGTGCTGCGCAGGCATGTGCGCTTCTTTGACAGCAAGACCCGCAAGGAGCGCCTGCTGGCCCTGAACATTGAGCCTTCCATCAGTGAACAGAACCTGCTGCTTTCCATGATGTGCGTGCTCACGGACCTGAAAGTGCGAGACGAACAACTCCTGATTCGCAAGGTGCTCTCTGCTGGCCTCAGTGAAGACAGCAATGAACTCTGGAGCAGGCTTCAAAAGCACGGTCTGGAAGAGGCATTCTGGGAGCAGGTGAAACTCACCCTGGGGTACCAGAACAAAACCGTGAGCCTGCGCCGCCTGATGGTTTCCCTGCTGGCAACCCACCTGCAAAACGGCTGGTCCACTGCGCCAGCAGAAATCACCTATTTCGGGATTCAGCCAGCACACCGTGCAGTTGTCTTCATGGACCAGTGGAAACAGCACAACCAGGACTCTGCCCTGTGGCAGACCTTCAGTGATCAACTTGCAGAAGATCTGGATGTGCAAAAGTACCTGAAAGGGATTGACCCGCGCAATTACCAGCAAGCGGACACCTTCCGGGCTCTGGATTTGCAGATTCTGCAAGAAGCAGCTCTGGCCCTCACGGGGACAGCACCGGATTTCCGCAAGTGGAGTGAACTCCTCGCAGGGCGGGCAAGCAGCATCTGGTTTGAAGACTACCAGGCGGCTTACCTGGCTCTTCAGTCTGCTGTTGATTTCTTTCAGGCCCTTCATGGACTGCCAAAAACGTTCCCAGATCAACCCGAGGTGCTCTTCCAGCAATACATCGACAAATACCACCGGGTGGACCGGGCGTATCGCACTTTCGTGGAGCATTTCCAGCAGGCAGAGCTGGAGGAACTCAAGCCCCTGTCTCAAGCCATCGAGAACTTCTACACCAACCGTTTCCTGGCAGAGCTGGGCAGCCGCTGGAGTGATGTTTTTGGAGCGGATGTTGCCAAAAAGCTGGGGTTCAGGGCGCAACAATGGAGTTTTTTCAAATCCCATGTGGAGCCCCTGCTTTCAGACCGGGTGTTCGTGCTGATTTCGGATGCCCTGCGTTATGAGATTGCCACGGAACTTTCTGAGGAAATTTCCCGCGAATTGCGGGGAACGGTGAACTTGCAGGCCGCCCTGAGCACCCTGCCCAGCAAGACGCACTGGGGCATGGCTGCGCTTCTGCCAGGAAACACCCTCAGTGTGGATGACAAAGGGAGTGTCCTGAGAGATGGAAGATCCACCGAAGGACTGGAGGCACGCATCAAGGTGCTGCAGCAAGCCTCGGGAGTGGAGGCCACTGCCTTCAAACTGCCGGACCTTTTAAGCATCCCCACCGAAGAAATGCGCAACCGCATCAAGCCTTACCGCCTGATTTACGTGTACCACGACGTGATTGATGCCACTGGAGACCACGCCAGCTCTGAAAGTGGAACTTTTAAAGCCGCGAGAGAAGCCATGGGGGACCTCCTGAAAGCCATCAAACGTCTGGTGAACCGCCTGAATGCCCAGAAGGTGCTGGTCACGGCAGACCATGGTTTCCAGTACCAGCGCCGACCCATCGAGGCCTCGGACAAGCTGCAGCTTCCCAAAGTCCCTGGTGTTTTTGAAACCGACCGCAGGTACGTGCTGTCCAGCACACCCCTGCAACTGGAAAGTGGCAATGTGCAGGTGGACCTGAGCGCGTACCAGAAAGTGGAAAATGTGCAGTATTACAGCCCCAGGGGACACCTGCGTTACAGCATCTCTGGATCAGGCGTGCAGTACGTGCATGGGGGCATGAGCCTGCAGGAGATGGTCATTCCGATTCTTTCTTACCAGCACCAGCGGGCCACCAAGGGAGATGGAGGGGTCAGCCGCAAGGTGAAGGCCCTCATCACCAGCACGGACCGCACCGTGCGCAACAACACCTTCACCGTGATGGTGGTGCAAGAAGAACCCGTGACCGATAAAATCAGGCCCAGAAGGGTCAGGATTGGTCTTTACGAGAAAGAAGGCAGGATTGCGGTCACCAACGAAGTCTTGCTCGACCTTGCCAGTGAATCTTCCTATGCCACCGAGCGGGAATTTCCGGTGAAACTGATCATCGGTTCTCGCAAAACCAGCAGCAGCACCCCTTACCTGCTGGAGGTTCGGGACGCCGAGGACGACACGGTGGTGACCAGCGAGGAGTGGCGGGTCAACATCCTGTTCTCCAATGACTTCGATGCTTTTTGA